The Enoplosus armatus isolate fEnoArm2 chromosome 5, fEnoArm2.hap1, whole genome shotgun sequence genome contains the following window.
GAGATTCTGTCCATGTTCTCTGCCATTAAAGAGCAGCACAAAGGTGTGGACGTGTGCATCAACAACGCCGGCCTGGCTCATGCAGAGTCCCTCTTAAATGGCAAAACCAGTGGCTGGAAGAACATGCTGGATGTAAgagctcagtgtttttattttactcattAAATATAATGCGACTATATGTGTTTAAACTACAATAATTTGGCCTCTAGTTTGATGGTGGTCTTATTAAACATTATCAGTAATATAAATGGTTGttgacacagagcagcagtatTAGTAAAAGCTGTCAACTGTCCAGCCATATGAGCCGCCATCATTAACcttaataggcctttttcactgaagacattttgacatgtcacagtaggaaaagctcaggtgtaAATATAAAATTAATGAATTCCATatagctgcttcagtttcagggtcctggtttTGTGCACACTGTCacgacttactgggacacttgaataaaacAGAGCCTTCATTAATTTTcatagtaacacctgtgcttttccaacTAACATGACacttttataataataacatttagtAAGTAAAGCTTCAGTTCACCAGATAAATCAACATCTAgacaaatcattaaaatcattcCATTGGGTCCAGAATCAACTAAAAATAGGGAAATGTCTCCTACACCTTCACTCATTGGTAGTTTTTAAAGTGGCtaaaaagcaccaaaaaagTTTGtgtaagaaaatatgaatatccagaaaataacagtaaaatttctgagaaataaaatcaaaaaatgtctttaaaatgtaagtaaaacaCTGGGACGATATTAATGAATatatagaaaattaaaatgaaatatcagaaaataaggaaactatttgaaaatatttccaaaagtaataatgataataaatatcCAGGACACTCTGAGGCCACTGGGGCACTGTTATCGGCTGTAACAGTTTTCTGCCGTCAGACTCGCGGCCATTTTCTGGAAGGTTTTAATGCCAGAATTGTTCTTGACTTCTCTGCTTGTCTTGCAGGTGAACGTTGTTGCACTGTGTATATGCACACGTGAAGCATATCAGTCaatgaaggaaagaaatgttgaCGATGGGCAcatcataaacataaacaggtACAGTTTTAATTCAATGATGAGCACAGTTGTCTTGATTTAATATTTCAGGGGCTGGCCCACAATTAGTTTGCAAAATATCATCACTTCCTTTCACCCAAATATCTTCATGGTAACACGACTCAATAGAGCTGAGGATTTAATTATCATTGTGATTACAACATGTAGGAAGCAGAATAATAGATCAAACAGTTATGGACCGTattttggtccataaaatgtcagaaaataagtgcaaaaatgtcacaatataATCACCTGATAGCCTGAAGGCTAACGTCTTAAATTTgcaacaacagtccaaaacctaaagatatgCAGTTAATCTTCAAATAAGACGAAAAGTTCCTCACAAagactgattatttttctgttgattgattaatcaactaattgttaCTAGCAGCCCTACACCTAATATAGTTTTGTTGGATTTGTGGCTTTCAAAGAACAACtgacaattacatttttagagATTTTCATATCAATAAATGCCGGTGCTGACCTGTTTAACCTTTCCTACAACTCGCACATCTTCTGTTGCAGCATGAGTGGACACCGTGTCGTTCCCAGTGCTGACGTACATTTCTACAGCTCCACCAAGTACGCTGTGACGGCCCTGACGGAGGGCCTGAGACAGGAACTGCGTGAGGCCAACACCCACATCAGAGCCACGGTAAGACTCCGTCACCgtctttctgctttttaaaaaatacactttactCGACACAGCTACTCTACACTGTGCTTCATTAAACAATAAAGACGTCTCAAACCAAGCTGGCCCTAACGTCTACAACACCCCTCACCAGCTCCACAAGCACCATTAACACCATTATCAGCTATTATCAGACAAATGCAGTGTTTCATGAAGTTTACTCCTCTCTGATGATCCGTTCTTCTTGAAGTGTATTTCTCCCGGTGTAGTGGAGACAGAATTTGCTCCGCGGCTCTACAGAGACGATGCTGATAAAGCTGCTGCTTCATACACTAAATTTAAGGTAAAATATTATTCCTACATTCCTACATAGTGTTGATATAATTACTAGAATAAAGAAAGTATCTGAACCAGTCACCACTTTTCACTTCTCTTACAGCCTCTGGAAGCTATAGATGTTGCAAATTCTGTTACATACGTCCTAAGTGCCCCTCCCCATGTGCAGGTATGTGATTTCCTCTGTCATGTACATATTTTAGTGCTTGCTTTATTAATTATCACACTTGTTTTTGACCTTTGCTCTTTAACTGTTGAAACATCAGTACTTTACCCATAATAAGATAAACTTCACATATCTTTTCTTTCAGATTGGAGACGTTCAGATGCGACCCGTGGAGCAGGTGTCGTAGTATTGCACTATGTGACCACTGATTTAGAGTACTGACACATTCTTCATCTGATCGATTCACTACATGTGTGAAAGACAGaattaaaatgtctgatttgaagatgaaatattgttgttgaaatgtgatTTGTAGCCtggcagtaaacacacagaTCACATAGATGCACCAACAAACGACGTCAAATTGTCAAAAACATATATGCAATGTAAACCACAGAGATAcacaaatattaataatataaaacgtattttaaaacattttccaaatttCTTTTCTTAAACGATCTGGcaaaaaaatccaataaaatatccaaaaagaatttataaaatgtctgacaaaaatttgtaaaatgtgtttgaaaaatcaggaaaacatctgaaaagTTAAATATCTGAAAAGTCCGAAAAATATAAgtaaaaaatacagaataaacaaattTGGAAAATATCCGAGAAATATTAGTGACATGTCAAATAGCGGGCACTGTGGCTTCTTTGACTTTACAGGAGATGCATTTGTTTATcagagtgtttttacagtgtggtattagtacttttactcaagtacaggaACTGATTACTTCCCCCCCACAGAAACTGTCCTTTAATGTCCACTACATGTCACTGCAATACCTCATTGATACATGAGAAATTCACTTCAGAGTCAAATCTCATTTATTTgccttgaaaaataaaatgaaaacaaaagcacattaaacCGGTCACACAGTTGTACCGTCTGTACGAAACCTCACATGTGAGAAAGTGATCACATAAAGTTGGTTCTAACTGCGATACAACTCCGCTTCAGTCTGATTCATGGTGTGTTGTCGCTGTCTGAAATTACAGCACCGACTCCTACGTGGAGGCTCTGGATGGTCCACGAGTTCACCCACAGACCCGTGAGTGGGTGCACAAGACGGTTGTTGATGCTTTGAAGCATGAGGAGCCAGCAGGAGATGCCAACTTGTAAACTTTGGAGCGATTCTTATTCTTTCttattctttattcttattttaccttttatattctacttatttgttatcgaaacaatagcaccttcagaccacggcaaattccttgtaatgtatgttacttggcaataaacagtttctgattctgattctgattctgacaccaAAGATCTGGAACTGGATCCCTTTGCTAaaggagctgcaggagaacTGATGATGAGAGAATAGCATCCTTTAGTTAGATTGTGCTAACAGGGCAACGCATGTagtacacatttacaacaagCACGTTTGGAGTGTCATTCTATAAATCATAGGTGTATTTACATGAGATACTCTTCAAGTCATTTATTAGCaagaatattataataaaattATTGGAGGCAGATACTGATATCTTGAAGCTACAATCTGCAGACTTTACTAAAGCTTTGAACATAAACTCCCTCCTGTGCTGAAATCTCTGACTTTACAGGATGACTGGGCTGCTTGTAAGTGGCCATGTTCAACCTAAATGatatgtatatagatatataaacacTGACTTGCAACGTTTAACTTCTccaacagctttaaaaaaagatcagcACAGTTACAAGTAGGTAAACCCAAACAGTACTTTTCACAGACTTTGTGTGAATTCAAAGGATTTCCTTTGAGCAACAGTCCTTCAGGCTTTGCCCACTAGAGGTCACAAGCACAATATTACAAACCTCCAGAATATCGATCTCATGGTGGGCGCTCATACTTTGTGGTGGCAAGCAGAATCTGGAAGACTCGTATAGAGAAGACTGTTGGGCTTCAGATAGAAACAGAACAATTTACAATTTCATGAAGACACACCATTAATTGGATGCTGAGATTGAACATGAAAAGTGAGTGAAATTGTGTGAAAAGCACCTCTTGTCAGTAATATGTCCTCTGAATTAAGAAAAAGCAGTCCTACATGATgtaaagaaggagaggaggcacAATGTTAGCAGGAGTGTAAgtatcactgtgtgttttggttttctttctttttatataaacattgCAGTCAGAACCAGCTCTATCCAGTTGTCTTGTGACAATAGATAGATATTtcgtatttattcatttatttagctAATTGGTGCCAaattcttcttttcattttgtgtgtcatttatttgtatttacatttatttcacaaaatctTTACTTTTCATCTCACTCTACCATCGGATCAAAATTTTAAATTTGTCCCATGCTAATGGAATTCTCATCGgccacagctgtgctttgtgttaagtgcaaaatagcaaatgttagcatgctaacatgttacaCGAAGATGCTAAACATGTTACATAATAAACGTCAGCACGTTAACAAAGTCATTGTGTTAGCATGTCGAAAAcactgttagcatttagctcaactGTGCCTAACAGCCTCAAAGtgctgccagcatggctgttgtttcctttatatttcatgttgtcCTCACAAATCTTTTCAATATGTGATATgtcatctctttctgtgtctctgcccGTAGAGAGCTGCTCAGCTTCCAGACCAGAGGAAAGCCGAGGTTAGCTGGGGACTGCCAACCACCAGCCTCCCTCTTTCTGATGTTAATCAACACCCATTTACGCAGAGCCTACATTTATACACAAATGTTTTGGCAAAGCAATTGGCTCTGTGTTTTTGGCCGCATGCACCGGACAGCTCCTCGCacccaaacagaaaatgtgtgtcagAGAAATGGGAGGTCGCCTTCGCCGTCGTCACCTGCCTGCAATGAAACATGATTACTGAGCTTGTGTAGAAGCAGTAAAGGGAGTGTTGCTGTcttgtattgtaaatgtaaatgcaacacatcaatgagcagaatttaatattttttataaatttAAGAGTTTTTGCTAATATTGCATTGACTGTACAATGTAGAGTTACTGATCCAGTCAATGTAAACAGGGGTAACTTTTATTGAAAATCAGAACAGAAACATTGTATTGTCCTGCATCATTAGAGGAAAATTAGACCCTGTCAGTCACAATAATTTTGTAAACGCTCAGCAAACCTCTGGAGTGGCTTATAATGTTGTTTGACATGAAGTATTCAGATACAGAGCCAGGATTTTTCCCACAGTCAGCAGAGATGTTTAATGGGTTTAATGATGACTACCAGGTAACAGTTCAGAGCCATGTATTTAATCTCAAAGGTATTTTATTGATGCTTTCTTGCCCTGATTTGTTTCTTATTCTTTAAAATTTGGAGCTtgtctttgatttatttatcgTATTTTTTGTAACTGTGAAGTTGACGCTGTTCTACACAACCTACATTGTCAAACTGGAGAACCAGGAGAGTCTTTGTACTTGATGAATGGTCTTGCTTCTTATTTCAGAAGATTCCTCTCCCTCATTCATCAGTGCCGCACCAGCCAATTTAACCACCAGGTTAGTTTCTCTCAATCAATAAACTCTCTCCTGTGTTGGTGAGCATGATGCATTATTGGATTCTTCACCTAATAGGATGCCACAGACCATGATGTCCTCTCATTATTGCACATGCCATGGATTGTGTATctctttgtgtatgttttttttctgcttgacCAGAGTGTGCCTCCCAACACAACCTCTCGCATGTTTCAAAGCCATCTCCGCAGTAACGGGCTGTGGGTCAAAACCCTAACACGACCCCCTGCCCAGTGGGCAtccagccaacacacacactcacataggTTCAGGAAATGTTCAGATTTTGCATTAGAGctcaattatttcattttttaaccaCGTTTTCTTCATGTGTACAGGTGTCCAGCAACACTGCTACTCCAAGTATGACACCAAACTACTCATTTGTCACCGTCATGAACTGGCTCAGAGTTCAGACAAACAGATAATGAcggtttaaacaaaacaaatttatttAACCGATGCTAACCTATACACCTATGGGGCggcacgggaggtaaagctggttagagcgggttgggggttcgatccccggctgcccccgtcatgtcgaagtgtcctttAGCGaaactgaaccctaagttgctcccgatgctcctgcatggcagctcggtcgccattggtgtgtgaatgtatgagtgaatgggtgaatgagacttagctgtaaagcgctttgggaaccgtgaaggttgaaaagcactatataagtgagaAACCATTTAcacagaagaacagagaaaCTGGTAAATCAGTACTATCGGTGGTGTAGGAAGTGCACGAGTGTGGGCAAAAgtaatgtaaatgaaatggATAACATAAAGAAAATCTAATAgaacccagagagagagagagaaaactgccAAATCCAGCCCTCTTATATGCAAGCAGGAAGAGTTGATTCAGATGTAGCTCATCCTCCTGACACACCTCTGCCACTCTGTATCCTACACAATAGGAAGCACAAGAGAACACACCAGAAGCCACAAACAAGAGTGGGAGGGGTCATCACAGTCAACCACAGGGCATCAAAGGCCCACCGCTGCCCCCCTTCCTGCATCAAACCATCTTCACCCCAGTTACAGTCACAGTAAGTTACATCATATATAAATCTGCACATAAATAACAGCTAGATCTCCTTCAGCTAAGGACACTATCCAGCTGTCAGTCTTCTGTGTCCTTCTGCAAGTTGTCCAAAAGGCTGCTGCATGGTTTCTTAGTGGCACAAAAAGTCCACATCACCCTGTGCTGGCATCACAGTGCTTCAGATCTTAATGTCTATTGTCAAGTCACTAAACAAGATGGCCTCTTCATATATATTCAGATCTTTAAAGCGGCTTTTTTATTTAAGGAGCTTTGAAGCCAGtttcagctttactgttttggttcactctcactgctctcagcATTGTTTTTGGCCGCAGCAGGCAGGTGTTAATAATATTCTTTATATTGGGTATTTTTCCAGAGCATCATTTGAGTTTTAAAATCCCAACCTACAGTTTCAATTTGTTTGCAGATGTGTTCATGAGCTTAAACATAAATATAagcatgaatatgaatgaacCTTCTCAGAGGTCATAAACTTgcagatgaaatggaaaattcCTGACACTTTTTCTTCCCTCGCTGTGAGAAATGGTCTTATTACAGATCCAACTGTGTTAGTCGCTCTGCCACTTCAGCTTGTGATTGTGTCTGAATGCCAAGCTCCTTTGAATGCTTGGGTTTCTTCCAAAAAATCTGGGAATTTGACCATGAAAGCAGCTTGAAAGTCTACATTGTTACTCACTGTTTTGCAAGATTTGCACAAGATCTGATgctgcacatgtacagtatcaaCCGTTCAATGTAAAGGTGTCAGATGTGATTGAGATCCAATTTGGACATGTCACCCTTTCAAACTCATCCAGATAAATTCCTCATATGCAGGCATGTGAGAATCAGCTGACCGGGAGCATTTCAGCCTCTGCACTGGGTGTTACAAGCCCATGAGAGGTGAAGAGGTGAAAGTAATGTGCAAAGGGCGCGCCTAATCTTTGTGGAGAATGTGACCTTGTCTTAAACCACACTGGGGCGTGGCAACTATAAGGCCAACGTCCCCAACCACCCAGAACAAAAGGACACAGTACAGAATGTTCTTGGCATGGTTTCTCTGCACGCTGTATGGAAAGATTTCACAAAAGATTAAAATTAGGTTAAGCAGGTTAGTGTTAAGCCTCTGAGTTTtagatttttccattttctccttttgaTTAAATATTTCCAGCTGAGATAACAAGGGAATGTGCACACAAAATGATTTTAGATAATTTACAGTTCTATCtatctagctagctagctagcttgctaactagcTTGCCAGCTATTTCTCTGCTtatattgtcatattttatctgaatttttgtcatttagatgTCTACAAAgtttaaaggaattgtttgatGTTGTGAGAAACACACCTTTTCACTTCCTtgcagagttagatgaaaagattgataccactctcatgtctgaacGATAAGCTGCcaccgttagcttagcttagctcaaagacaggaaacagggggaaacagctagctacagccagtaggcggttacattagcttagcataaagactggaaacaggtagcctggctctgtccaatggtAGCAAAGTTCACTAGCTCACTAATTCACACATCAGATcggttttgtttaatttgtgcaaaaaccaaagtgtaaaaaatgacattttgcgGTCTGAAGCAGCTGCTGGTAGTGAAAGTAGtatcatcttctcatctaactcttgggaAGAAGACGAAAAAGCGTAAAAGATGTTTATTTCATCACTCAATATAAACGGAGGCTGTCAGATACTTTCATAATCATTTGGAAATTTTATTACAGATGCAGAATACAGCATTAAAAAGCATGATTCTCAcattacaataaaatatgatttctgTCAGTATCTGTGATTTAAATGATGAGCCAGAAAAgattatactgtaaatattttgatGTTCAACTCATCATGAAGCAAGCTTATCTGATCGACAGGAACTAACCTAGCCAgctaagtgttttttttagcatatCCTGCTATTCTTGCACCACATGGCTCATTGTTGTCTAATAGACAGTGCtgctttccttctcttcttcctggTGAATTGTGCTTTTGCTCTCTCGATAGATAACTGAATCGGACTCATGGCGGGAGTTGCTGAGGTGGTCACGATCTCATTTTCAGATCTGTGCAGATTGAGCTCTTCAGTAGTGGCGACTTTGGATGGCGTGGTTGTAActgtcatttgtgtttgttcagtttgtttggggATAGAAACTCCATcactgagagcagcaggcaCGGCTTTCTTTCTtggttttctctgctgtctgaatgTCTGCCTGTGACGTTTTGTAATGATAGAAGGGGTGATGGTGGTAAAAATCCTCCATTCACTGTGAGTCTCTGTTTCTCCTGTAGGCCTGCTAATTGCAGCAGTGGTTGCAGTGGGGTTCGGTGCATCGCTCGTCTCTGGAGTTGGAAGAACAGGAAGCACATTTTCAGAGGAGTAGTGAAAAAGTGGATTTTCACTTGAAAGAGCTGTCTTCCTCCTTCTGCTTCTCAGGCCTCTCTCTTTCGACTTTTGCCTTTTCAAAACACTGAAGGAGGAGTTCAGAGCCGTAACTTGGACGGCCGTCTTCACTCCATGAATGTCCAGCCTGTGTGAagcctgctgctctgtggtggGTAGCGATGGTGCGGTGGGAGCCCCAGTGAGAGGGATCACTTTCAGATTGTCTGCAGAGGAATTTTCATGGGCAGCGTCCACAATGGGAGAAGCCGAGCTgactttcctcctttttttcctcccctctctgtctcctctctcctttgaCCTGTTTCTTTTGACTTTGGGGATTACAATGGGGCTACTGGCAGTGCTGACAAGAGGTAGCTTTTCGGTGTCAGGCTGTGCCGCTGGGGTTATGGTAATGATGGTGGGGACAGAAATGGATCTTAAgttgtctgttgtgtttgttacaAGCTCAGGAAAAATTATTTTCttgctcttctttctcctcccctttTTTAGCCTTCTGGTTTTTGCTTCCTGTAGAATAACAGTTGTCGTGCTTGTTGACGTAGAAAGAGCGATTCCTTCTGTGGACTCGGTCAGCATATCTGCGTCCGACTCTGCCGGTTTCTTCTGGACTGACGTAGGCGACACAATGGAAACAGTGTCCTTATCCATCGCTGGTTCATCTTTCATGACTTCATTGGAGGGCTCTTCTTTTCCTCCGAGCTCATATTCACTGTCATCgactctgtttgtgtttctgctcgACTGGTCGTGCTTGTGTGCCTTGCTGATGAAGTTACTTAGAGCGATGACCTCTTCTGCTTTGCTACCAGAGGTCGAAACTGCAGCTCCTTCCTCTATTTTAACACCTGCCTCTGCtttctgctttctcttcctcccctttctttttccttttcctttgtgctttttggcggttttcttcttcttccccgtgttcttcctcttcttcttctctgagctTTGCGTCTCGCCTTTATCGGAGTCAGCGGCGGAGCTTTGAGAGGTGGAGACGGTAGCAAGGACCTTGATGAAGTCCTCAGCGGCGGTGACAACATTTCTGAGCGAAGGCTCTTCAGGACCCGACATCGTAGACTGTGTTGTACTCTCCAGTTTCTCTTCTTCCTCGCTTTTCTTGGACTCCTTCTTGGGAAGAGCCAGCTCATCAATGACGTCAATACCACCAAAGTCATACGGGACCGCCTCTTTCAGCACAGCAATGGGGAGCTTCTCATATCGTTTACACCTATGAGAGAGTGAACGAAGGGCAGGTTGTGTGTGGccatttaagaaaataatacaGTTCAGTATGTCGCAAATCTACTTAAAGGTCCAACACCAGAGTACGCTGATACTTACATGCCGTACCAGTGCCGCTCCGCACACCGCTCTTCATAGGCCAACTCAAAGCAAGGCACACCGATGACATTGAAGAACGCCTGACCGACTATCCTGGAAGACGTGTCGTTGACCTGCCTCAGACAGTCTTTCATGCTGCAGAGAGTGACAGAGTCTCTTTCAGGAGTCATTCACATGCAAAAAGGAGGCTTATTTAACTTGTTGCTATGATTCCACTCCTGCAGATAATCCCTGCTTTCCCTGCGCTGTGCAGCTGTTGGATAACCAGGAAGGTTATTTAGCTGACAATTCATTCCAACATTTAGTTTAAAGTTATCCAACATTTTGCAATAACCAATAAACTCTTCATTCTGGTTGGTCCTCCTGATACTTTCTTGTCTCTATAGACCTTTTTGACACCTGCCTTACATTAAGACCTCGAATGGAGAACTCATGACTGCATCATTATTgcagagaataaaataaaagtgatcTGGTGAGAAGATTTGTCTGTTAACATTTGTCAAAATGACTTTGAAGCTGCAACTTTGGATGTAACCTGAATTCACTGAATGTATTTTAACAGGTTATGTAATCTTTAATGAATTCTGATGCATTTTATATGTTGATTATGTTTTAAAGCTCAAGACGTTTTTTTTGATGTAATTTGTCAGAAGGACTAAACAGCTGTTTATTGAACTTAATGTCTGAAGttcacagtatttttttctgatatCTGTAATTAATTCTGATTTAGTTGTTTACGTTGATTGTGCTCTAAAGGCTGATTCTTTAAAAGGTTGATGCACAATGTTACATATACATTATCATGATAGATTatcatgtttgtctgtctgtaagcagttctcttttcatctcttcatttCAAGAGTATCCTAAACAGCTGGATAGACATATGCTTAAAAACTGAACTATGATCCAGTTGACAGTGAATTGACCTACAGTATATGCAACCAGAAACCATTTCTACCCACCTAttgtcacagtcacagtgacAGATGGGGTGCCACTTGAAGTTAGTGTATCCATAGTTTGAGGAGAAGGCGTGGATGACATGAGGGCAGTGGTCATGAGTGCGGCAGCAGCTGTCGGTCTCAGCAAACTCTCCTGCAACAAGGAGGTCAGATTTATAAAACCAGTAGATCTTTGGCACACAAAGATATTGAAGCGGTATCACCTACCCAGCTGGTCGTAATGATCAGCCATGTTTCCAGCTCCACACCACAGCGTCCCGGGATAAGTAAAGCCTCTCTTGGCTCTTTTTAAAACCTTGTCCTGCAGCGCAGAGCCGTCGCTGCCACGCTTTCCCGCCCTGCCGCTGCGCTCCGACCTCTCTTTAAACTCCCGGCACATCAGCTTGACTTCCTCCATGCGCGCAAAACGCGTCTCCAGCTGCCGGCCGGCTCTCTGCTCCTTCAGTCCCAACCTGCACTCGTGCATGAACGATTTCACCTGCATCTGGTTCACTATGACAGAGCAGTTGACGAGCTTCCCGGCGGGGCTGACGACGGAGCGCACCGCCTCGGCTCCGTCTGACACCTGGTAGAGGAAATTCTCCCTGACGGTTGACATTTTTGCGCAAAAGGTGCCGTTGAGCATGGAGAACATTTCTTTGCTCTCCTTCTCTGCGTCCAAAGCGCGGCTCAGGAAGTCGCCCTTGACGAAGTTTCTGTCCAGataagacagaaagacaaagaagaccGACCACATGATGCGGCGAGTGGCACGTTCAGCACCACGCGTAACGGAGACAGCTCCTCGCCGTTTCCCGGCGCTCTCGAGCCGCCCTCCCTCTTTTAAGGCGAAGCTAAAGTGGTGTGATTATTAATACGATAAATGGCACCGCTGGGAGGAGTCAGCCGAATTAGCCTCTTTAGATGTCCTGTCTGGGCAGAGTGTCTTTATGCATTACATAATCGCAGAGCGCTGATGC
Protein-coding sequences here:
- the LOC139285231 gene encoding dehydrogenase/reductase SDR family member 11-like, which produces MDRWKGRVALVTGASVGIGAAIAKELVRYGMKVVGCARDVEKIQKLAAECQSAGHSGVLVPFKCDLSNEEEILSMFSAIKEQHKGVDVCINNAGLAHAESLLNGKTSGWKNMLDVNVVALCICTREAYQSMKERNVDDGHIININSMSGHRVVPSADVHFYSSTKYAVTALTEGLRQELREANTHIRATCISPGVVETEFAPRLYRDDADKAAASYTKFKPLEAIDVANSVTYVLSAPPHVQIGDVQMRPVEQHRLLRGGSGWSTSSPTDP